Below is a window of Oryza brachyantha chromosome 10, ObraRS2, whole genome shotgun sequence DNA.
CTAGCCCACTTAGAACATAGCCATCAACATTCAGCCATCCATTTTCATCTGTTTCCATCCAAACCGTCCATTCTCATCCTAATCCACACCCCTCCCCACCACAATACCCTAATCCTCACTCACAGCCACCCAATCCCAGGCGGCTGGCGATGAACGATATATGCACGGAGTGGCGGATGCGGTCGTTAGCTGgcagccgacggcgagcgcgtaGGAGCGAGCCGAACGGTGAGTGGCCTACGCACGCGGTAGGGATCGGCAGCGGCGCGTGACATGATAGGGAGCCCGGCACACGTGGTACGGCAGAGGACGACAGGGGTGCACCCGCACATAGCAGCCGGTTTGGTCAGCCCCCATTTTTTCCTAGATCCGCCCCTGGTTATTATATCATTTTCTGCGAGCATACTTCTCAAACTgctatatatttcatatatatatatataatattcttttaaaaattaaatcaatcaaagttttaaatttgtaatagtAGTTAATACTTAAAACATAAAGTTCCAGGGATTCCAGGGGCAGTCCTGCCCATGCTGTGCAGCCGGCATAGCAACCTATACCTAACCTGGGTCAAAACTCGGCTGCTCGTTATACCGGTAAAAGtttcttcctcctttttccgTGTAAAATGCTGCACTGCTGTGCTTCCTTGCATGCAATGCAGTGTGTGTTGATATATTGAGCTGACCTAATCTTCTGTCAAAACCTGCAGCAATTGCTAATCCATGTGATTGgccatgattaattagtcaGCTTACTATACCAACACGGTTcttgagttaattaattaattgatcgaTCATTTCACCTGTGTTAAACACGGTTGCTGACCTGTATTGTGTGACCCAGTATGGATGCATATCCTCTGCAGTACTGTACCTGCAGTACTGCTCACTGATAAGTAGGCCCTACATGCTATAGGGTCCACATATCAGTCTACAATACTGTAGGATCAATACCACAGAGGATCTCAATTTTGACCCAGCATAGCTCTGCACATGTGGTGTAGTACATGTGATTCTTCTTAATTTGGGTGATGAGTTGAGTTGATCACTTCCAAGGCTCTAGCTACCTAGCTACCCATTCTTGCGTTGCAGCACGTTGGTTTGGACAGTTTAATAGTGCTTGGATACTTGGATTaggttaattagttaattaatgaGCTGATTTGGGCTTGTGAATTAGGATGGGATGTGACTGATTAAGCTGGATGAACGCTTCAGACGTTCAGGTTCAGAACTGTTCAAAGATTTACTTTGGGGTTCTctaatttcttttccttttttttcagaaaagaaaagaggaccCAGCTGTTCAAAGATGACATACcatatatcttatatatcCCTGTGATTTCAATTTTCTTTCCAGAACCAAAACGTGTAAACTGGGTTTGAAAATTGGCTGTCGTCTAGAAAAGGACTGAATTTTCAACTTGGAACATTTCTGTTCCATTTTCAGGTAAGCACACGGTAATTAAATCGCTGTAATGGCAGCCGTACGTAACGAGGTCAGAAAAATTTGGGACGGGTCTTTTATTCAtcggtataaatatatatacttgttgTGTACTATTATTTTGAGAGAATTTCTATATGCCACTGAAATTATACCCGGTTTTTTCTATGCcatgtaaaaaatcaaacttcctTCTGGGtcattcacttaattttttctgcCTTATATGTCACTGATGTTAACTTTTCCATCCAACTCTGTTAAATGATAGCATTTTGCTTACATTCCTTTTATGTcactacatgccaaatgacccgaaacatagaattgaaaatttatatattcgaataaaatttgaaatttagatagcaataaagaaaatttcaaaattgaaaattgatattttcaaataaaatttgaacattGCCAgcaataaagaaaatttcaaaattctcatGGTTAATGTGCTAAGGTGTGGCAAGAATGCGGGTCATTTGGCATATAGTGGCATAAAAGGAACGTaagcaaattttttaaatttttaattctatgtTGCGgatcatttcaaatttattcgaaaatatcaattttcagttatgctgtcttaatttcaaattttattcaaaaatataattttttaattctatattttgggtcatttggcatgtagtgACGTAAAAGTAACGTAAGCAAAATGCTATCAGTAAACAGAGTTGGATGTAAAAGTTAGTTTCAGTGGCACATAAGGCAAAAAAGAATTAAGTGATTGACACAGAgggaagtttgatttttttacatggcATAGAAGGAACCGGGTATAATCTCAGTGACATGCCGGGAATTCTctctattatttttgttatgtttttgaAGCACATGGATAAAGCCCAGGTTCCTGATCCGTTCAgcaaaaaacttttttttttgggtttgtgTATGATTTTGCACGTGCCTAGACTTAATCGTGATATGAATGAGGGACATGTTTTGATAAAATCCATCCGTTTGAATTTATGTTAAGGGAACACATACGTAGCAGCGGCGTGACCAGAAATTTTTTGATTGGGTAGTTCAACGCCAAAGATCAATATcatatatcaaaaaatttaaacacgCTAAATTACAAATACGActataattttagtttaaaagtaatacaaatataaaaataatatagagaGGATCTTCGTGTACTAGtttctctccgtttcataatataagatgtttgacttttttgcttgcaacgtttaaccattcgtcttattcaaaaaattatgaaaatattatttattttacttgtgatttactttattatcaaaataactttaaacatgacttattatttttatatttatactaaatttttaaataaaacgaatggtcaaaagttATCGCAACAAAgattaaacatcttacgttataaaacagaggtatAAGGATATTCACAAGTTCACATGGATTATCCCTATATATTGCTTTAGTTCATAGGATTGTGTTGGTATGTGTGCGTATCTCCACTTGTTTCATTGTAGCATTGGTGAGCTCaacaacttaaatttaattctaCCATAAATAGTTACAAGTATATATCATGTGTgtactatatttatattttccaCTGTATTGCATTATTTACATATGTGCACATAAAGTCGACTATGTAGTGTAATGTTCTGACACTTCctatataaacatatgtatactaataaaagatatacattaatttataaatagaaccAAAACATCCCGTAATGTAGAACGGAGGGATTACAAAACAGTGCAAGGGACATGCATTTCAGTTCagcaaagacaaaaaaaaagggaacaaTTGAAAACTGGAATTTCTCATGTGGGCCTCGGTGGGCCTGGCCCATCTCGTGGAGCTCTCCTAACATTTAGCCCAGCTATTCTATTCCGGCCCACAGTATCTCTCCCACCTCTAAAAAAAAGCTTACTCCAATGGCTGCTTTAGTTAGATTACTGCGCTAATCACATAGcccatttatatatttatataatgcaTCCTTGTTCATGTCATTAATCTTTGTATCGaatatttatctaaattttattatgatttgttgTGTCATTTTTAATTACGATTTGTGTTTTTATGGTCAAACGTATGTCTAGAAACCAACTGACATAAGcattaaaaaccaaaaccacATGGTGTAGATATAATTTACAACCTTTTGTTTTAAGCAAGGCCGATTTGATTATTAATAAGATGAGGGTAAATTGAAGGTTTTGGTATTTTGTTCTTAATAGCCACTGCCACAAATTAGACAAATgattcttaattattttgttacatttaataatttaacgACTCTGGTAACAAACCAAACAGCTAAAATCATGGACACCTTGGCATGGACAAAGGAGCATTCATACGTCACGAAAACGCATTATCACAGAGCCCGTCTGAGTTCATAATAGTGGGATCACCCTTTATAATGATCAAAATACAGATCACACATTGTGCATTAGCGATTGAACCAGCTTAATAAGCCGTCCcttgattaaaatatgttgaaGAGTAAAGCACGTGAGATGTAACAGTAAACAAAGGCAAGACACAATTGCAATGGCACTGCAGATCCCATCGCGGCATAAGCTAGACACACGACTGGAAGCTTCTACCGCAAGTATAAGACGAGTGGAAGCAATCCAGAGCAAAGCAAAGTAGCCAAATTCAAAGCGGGTAGAAATGGAGGAAAGCATGTGGAACCTTACGATGCCTTCGGGCTTGGGCCGGAACCATGTGGCGCGGAGCGCGGCACGGCAGGCGGCGGATCCGATCTCCATGTGcacccgacgacggcgagcaccttctccctcccctccacgGTGGTGTAGTTCCGCGAGGAGGCGAGGAAGGAGCGAAGGGTGTTCTCGGCGCAGCCGCAGCGGAAGGCTTCTGCAACGGCGGCTACGGGGCGGTGGCTGGTGCAGGGCATTGGCGGGCGACCTTGGCGatagcgacgacgacggcgggccTTAGTGTGGGCGATGACCAGCTCTCTCCGGAAGGAAGAGAAAActtgatttttgatttttgttgtGCCACATGGCCCAATGATAGCCCGAGAAAACGCCCAACTTTTGTATATAGagattcttaaaatttttcatgtatatcttcaaactattaaactgtatatatttttataatatatatatatatataaatatttgatcatctcattttattaaaataaaattttaaactttacgacaattaattttattatttatactatttaaTACCCTTCATCGAAAAGAACGGAACCTATTTATGCcgggattaaaaaaaaggagaggtaAATCAACAGCTCGATCTGGGCCGTGCGTTTTTGATCCGACGGCGGAGAGCTGCCGTAACGGCTGACGTGGTAGACGATTGACTCGCTCTCCTCAGTcctcaccacctcctcctcgtctccgGCGCTTCACTCCTCCCCCTCGCgttggccgccggcgccgcgccgcgccgccgcctcaccaGCCAAAGCCTCCGATTTGGCGTCTGCCCCTTCCCCTGCTACTCACGATGATGGGGTCGACGGCGCTCGGAGGTGGCGCGGCTCCTCCGGCCCGCGCCGGGGTGTTGGCCCCCAAGGAGGTGAGTGGCGTGACGGCTGCTCCTTCCCGCTCTGTGCCCTTGGTGTTGTTCCCCGTGCGAGTATCCCTCGGGCTGTGCATCCTCGTGAACTGGTTGCGTGGAGGGGCTGCGCAGGGCCTGATTTTaggagggattttttttttacttgagaTTCGATTATTTAACGAGCTGGCCACTGTCATAGTCAGATAATCCCGTATGTCATACTCACGAGTATCAACATAAACAATTGGTTAACGAAGAAATtatcaaatcatcaaatttatcgATTGTTGATTTGATACTAGTAAGTAATATGTGCGATTGTGCGAATTGAAATGTATTCTGTCTGCTGAAATGAAGGCAGATTCGAGATGTTAATGATGCCAGATTCTTTCGCAGTGAGTGGCAGTGTTCAGTTTACTGAAATGTTGATTCTTGGGAACATTGTGTAGGGAAGTGGGCATACTAAACGAGGGATCGATGTATGTGGATGTGGTAGGATCTTGCATGTGGTTGGTCAAAAGAGTGATCCTTTGATGCAGTTGTGACCACTTCGAAATTGTACTGCCATTTCTTCATATTAATCTGCCTGTTTTCAGCATAAGCAGCAAGATTTTCTTTCCTTGTGTAGAATGGAGTCTGTGGACTTAACTCGAAGGCATGGAGTGGTTTCATGCTCAAAACTACTCCAAAGGTGGTctaatttcttctcttttttgtaaaaattgaGTGTAGTGCtccaataataatataaatggttCTGGACTATAGGTTGGACTCCCTCAACTCCGTGTGAGGGCATCTGTTGCTTCTTCACCACAGAAACAGTACTCTCCTAAGACAGCAGAAGTTAAATCAGGGGAGGAGGTGCACATTGCAGTTCTAGGGGCCAATGGTTATACTGGAGCTGAGGTATTGCCTTTTTATTCCATCATTTCTGTTTGTGTTTATTGTTGTTAGCTTATATGCAAGGAGGTTCCTACAGTACTTGTAGTTCTGCCCTCTGGTTTCTTCTATTCTGGCTcaacatttattttctatgaCCAAATCCTATATGAAGATGCTCggcttctttgtttttttttccgtttGTTAATTATTCAAGTATACTTGCATTCACAGATTGTTCGGCTTCTGGCAAACCATCCTCAGTTTCGTATCAAAGTGATGACTGCAGATAGAAAAGCTGGTGAACAGTTTGGATCTGTATTTCCTCACTTGATAACACAGGCAAGATTTTTCTTCATCCATGTTCCTTGATACCTGAGATTACTTGAActtgtttcttcttcttcaaaaaaaaaaagaggaaacaTAGAAATAAATGACCTGGTTTGTATCCTTGGTACATCAAGACTGACTTGAACCTATTGGTAGTATATTTCTTTGTACTGGAATTACTGGATCATAGTATTGTCATTTTGTTGATCAGAGTTGTAAGATTATCTTGGTTATCTTTTGATGTGCAGGACCTCCCAAatttagttgcaataaaaGATGCAGATTTTTCAAATGTTGATGCGGTTTTTTGTTGCTTGCCACATGGAACAACCCAGGttgtttattattgtcatgCCTTCTCTGAATTTCTCCCTACAGTTCCAgaataatttagattttagagGTCACAGTTATCCACTATTCTGCATATTGgaggattttttaaagcagTACCTGGTTATGATATCACTCTCAGGAAATTATTAAAGGTTTACGGAAGCAACTGAAGATTGTTGATCTCTCTGCGGTATGCTTTACCAGGCTAGCAGTTTATTTACGTAGGTATTGTCTTCCATGCTATTCAACGACCATTCTTACTACGTCTGATTGACTATCTTCACAGGATTTTCGATTGCGTGATATCAACGAGTATGCTGAGTGGTATGGTCATTCCCATAGGGCACCAGAACTTCAGGTTTTCCTGACTACCTGTTATGAACTTTGgtgtaattaaattatgtttGTTTATGAATTCATACTCTGCGGACTGCTTCTCTGTTTATTCAGCAAGAGGCTGTGTATGGTTTGACTGAAGTTCTTCAAGGTGAAATAAGAAATGCACGACTTGTTGCAAATCCAGGATGTTATCCCACATCTATTCAGCTTCCTCTTGTTCCTCTGATAAAGGTGATAACAGAGGACTGACATAAGTTATTAGTCATACATGGTTCTCTGATTTCTTATCAAACCAATACATAATTACATTGTGTGTACAAAATATCCAGTTTTGGTACCATGTAGATGATATTTTCCATACCCATGCTCCTCTgagcaaaaatttaaaatattatgagTTTATTTACATAGCATTTATGGGTTTCTTAGCATTTTCTTAACCATCCAGGCAAAACTGATCAAACTGAGCAACATTATCATTGATGCAAAATCTGGGGTTAGCGGAGCAGGCATGTATTGACTTGAGATACTGACGTACTGTACTACTATGGTTATGAAATTTTAATGATTGTATATCTGCCATGATTAATAGTCAATATTCTCTCTAATGCATGGCATTTGTGTAGGACGCGGAGCGAAGGAAGCAAATCTTTACACTGAGATAGCTGAAGGCATCCATGCTTATGGAATAAAAGGCCACCGTCAtggtaattattattttttccatatCCCAAATAGCTGGAATTGAATATTACTGATCACTGTCATACTGctctttaataatttactacctccgttccaaaatataaacatttctaggttgtttagcatagaGTAAGGAAATATCAAAAGATTCCcttttagtcacttcagtggtcaatttttgtattttaacttGATTAGATTCATTTTCTAAGCATCCGATTTGCTCTGGAATCATTGAAATAATTGAAATCATAGGATgcagaaatgattatattgtgatacaaaatttgaatcatatAAATTCTTACATTTTGGACCGGATGGAGTATTTTAATTCTCCCTTGGACAAATGACTAGTCCATAAAGTGGTTACAAAATTCTTTACTTATATCCACACTCTAAGTGCCTTTAAAGTAGCGTTGCTGACACaatgaaataaaatcatgTTAGTTCCTGAGATTGAACAAGGACTTTCAGAGGTTGCTGAATCTAAAGTCACTATCAGTTTTACTCCAAATCTGATCTGTATGGTAAGCacatattttcctatttttgttTACTTACCTCAGTTCTGCAGTTCCGTACCCCACTAAACGCACCCTGGGAGTGTAAATTCAGTTATTATAGAATAATAATTCTCCAAATTTATCTTGGACAGAAACGTGGAATGCAATCTACTATGTTTGTTGAAATGGCACCTGGAGTAACTGTCAGTGATTTGTACCAGCATCTCAAATCTACTTACGAGGTTGGTTTTTTCTGACAATGTAGGCTAACTTATCTGTCTGATTATTTGAACAGGCACACAGTTTTCCACTGAAATGAATTCATCAAGAAGTTTTAAGATTGTGCAATGTTGTGAGAGCATCTCCTCCTGTTAGCATCACAGTTTACTCTGCCTGTATCTTCCCAGGGTGAAGAGTTTGTCAAGCTGCTACATGGCAGCAGCGTTCCTCACACACGGCATGTTGTGGGATCAAATTACTGCTTCATGAATGTCTTCGAGGACAGAATTCCTGGAAGGGCCATCATCATCTCTGCTGTAAGCGTCTTCAAACCATCGTTACTTCCTTTGTCAAACTAGTTTTCTTCAGATTTATAGGCGCGAAATCGTTGCTTCTTGTTCTTCGACTCTGCAGATAGATAATCTTGTGAAGGGGGCGTCAGGTCAGGCAGTGCAGAACCTCAATCTGATGATGGGCCTGCCTGAGAACACAGGGCTGCAATATCAGCCCCTATTTCCTTGATCCTCTGCATCGAGCCATGTTGGGCGGCAAGGAGATCGCCATTGGAGAGTGAAAAACCGAAGCTTGCTCGGATGCACTGCTCGGTTTGTGATGGGCTTTTGCTGAGGTTAGCTACAGTTATCAGTTTCAAGCGCTGGGGcgattgtttgggtttttcatgaaaaaagaacaaatgatatatttgcaaacaaaaataatttaaataaaattgttatatatgtattcttaacgatctaaaagtcaatgttaaaaaataaactttggtaaaaaaatttaaaaatcaacttcaaatttaaggttaaaaaattcaaaatttgacatataaacataagcaacaACCAAAAGAGACGGGTGACTGTCGTCCTAAATCTCAGAAGAATCTACCCCGGTCAATTTAACCTAAAAATCACACTGAGAAAAATCACTCAAAAATATCTTCAATTACTCTCAATCTAAGATATCTCTTCTCATCTGCTGTACTATCCAGCCAATGGAACGATCAAGGCGTGATCAAGGGGACAGGGGCATATGGAAGGCATTTTTACGTACGACGAGATCTGGGCCGTCCGATGATGAGCGGGGAGCCGGAATGGACGGCCGGATGGCGCCCTGTCCGCGGTCCACCCCCACACGCACCACGCCTGCTGCCATTGTTGTGGCTGCATGCCATATGGTCCTTGCTCCcttctattaattatttttatatcattttatttattgttaaatatacttttatacatatatataactttacatattttacaaaaaatctaaataaaacgaacggtcaaacatatgtcaaaaagtcaacagcgtcaagTATTTATTGGTCTActtttttgcttctgtttataattataagttaatttgaatttttatcttaaatttagactaactttgaggtttttcatcgtagtttatttttagtctttgcgtttggatcgctaaaaacacttatataaaagttttatttatagattattttttcttgacaaatatattgttccaTTTTTAACTCATAAATTTAACTCATCGAACAAAATCACCCTCCAAATAGGGTCTCACTACTTTAATTACGTTCCCTCCTAATATGATTCCCGCgttaattaattcctttagactAATGTTGAGTACTAACAATcatcaacattttttttttgtatcatCCCTCTCCTTAAGAAGCAGTAAATAACTCGCATCCCACTTGTGGTTTGCAGTACTGGGTGCAGCTGCACTATGGCAACCATGGACACCATACAACCCCTACATCTTCAGTTCTTCACTACACCATGCATGTAGCTAGCTGTCAGAACTCATACATGTGACATATTTACTCCTACTACTACCTTTTCTAGAAGGGTTTTACTACTTCTTAAATATGCTTGCAATAACTGGTTTTATGAgtagtatttaattacattGACTGCCAGAGTTAATTGGTCACTAGCTAGATCAGATGCACACAACTGCAGGGGTACGTACTTGCACGTATACCGGTGAGACAACAGTCGTCTACGTATCCTGTCAGATTAATCATTCTATGTGTCAACATTAATACAAGAAAAACTTGATCGTCATTTGCATGTTCACCTAGGCTACATATAACCTATCCTacagaaaaaaattcattctattgatttgcatgcagcaaatataaaacataaaaattgatgtattaaatatgatacagccaattaaataaataactaattgtatataacttatttatttatctgtttGTTTATATCACGGTTGGTTAGACTATTGTCTATGCCCTGATGAGTGCAAAGCTCACCCACAATGTAGTAGTGACCAAAATGAGAGTATTACGTGATCCAGATTCCAGGTGTAGGGGACAGCGTATATGTAGGCCAGTGCCACAggttgtatatatttatttcggccatgcaacaacaacagtacttaattatttatttaacttaaaatatagctactttCATTACTTTCTACCGAGATCAAGGATAGAGGTACTGGTCGGGAGGTGAGTGAAGTTGTAGAGATGATAAGATGAGGAGTATTTTGGACATTTCACCATGTCATCACTACCACTCCCGGTATTctatatagtatatttttagataaaatttgaatgataTAAGTAACTACaccctttgtttcaaaaaatacgGTGTATTTTGTTTAGGACAAATATTTAACCAAAAATTACTCAAttgatatatcatttaattatgtgACACATAAGTATAATACGAAAGAAGTACTTTCGAATACGAATCTAACGATatcaattttgtttcattaaaaaaaatctaataaagTAATCTTTGGTAAAACTCTTGTTCTAAGGAAACATAATAgaccttatattttgaaatgacggaattatattttgggaagGAAGGATAGTACTTTAGAAATGGCTAATGCTTTTATGTAAATAATATTGTCCATTGGGTGGATTTAATTTCCTTGTCAGGAAAGAGTTGGGTGGATTTGTTATTGCAGTGTACGTTTT
It encodes the following:
- the LOC102708927 gene encoding probable N-acetyl-gamma-glutamyl-phosphate reductase, chloroplastic isoform X1, with product MMGSTALGGGAAPPARAGVLAPKEGSGHTKRGIDVCGCGRILHVNGVCGLNSKAWSGFMLKTTPKVGLPQLRVRASVASSPQKQYSPKTAEVKSGEEVHIAVLGANGYTGAEIVRLLANHPQFRIKVMTADRKAGEQFGSVFPHLITQDLPNLVAIKDADFSNVDAVFCCLPHGTTQEIIKGLRKQLKIVDLSADFRLRDINEYAEWYGHSHRAPELQQEAVYGLTEVLQGEIRNARLVANPGCYPTSIQLPLVPLIKAKLIKLSNIIIDAKSGVSGAGRGAKEANLYTEIAEGIHAYGIKGHRHVPEIEQGLSEVAESKVTISFTPNLICMKRGMQSTMFVEMAPGVTVSDLYQHLKSTYEGEEFVKLLHGSSVPHTRHVVGSNYCFMNVFEDRIPGRAIIISAIDNLVKGASGQAVQNLNLMMGLPENTGLQYQPLFP
- the LOC102708927 gene encoding probable N-acetyl-gamma-glutamyl-phosphate reductase, chloroplastic isoform X2 — protein: MMGSTALGGGAAPPARAGVLAPKENGVCGLNSKAWSGFMLKTTPKVGLPQLRVRASVASSPQKQYSPKTAEVKSGEEVHIAVLGANGYTGAEIVRLLANHPQFRIKVMTADRKAGEQFGSVFPHLITQDLPNLVAIKDADFSNVDAVFCCLPHGTTQEIIKGLRKQLKIVDLSADFRLRDINEYAEWYGHSHRAPELQQEAVYGLTEVLQGEIRNARLVANPGCYPTSIQLPLVPLIKAKLIKLSNIIIDAKSGVSGAGRGAKEANLYTEIAEGIHAYGIKGHRHVPEIEQGLSEVAESKVTISFTPNLICMKRGMQSTMFVEMAPGVTVSDLYQHLKSTYEGEEFVKLLHGSSVPHTRHVVGSNYCFMNVFEDRIPGRAIIISAIDNLVKGASGQAVQNLNLMMGLPENTGLQYQPLFP
- the LOC102708927 gene encoding probable N-acetyl-gamma-glutamyl-phosphate reductase, chloroplastic isoform X3, encoding MLKTTPKVGLPQLRVRASVASSPQKQYSPKTAEVKSGEEVHIAVLGANGYTGAEIVRLLANHPQFRIKVMTADRKAGEQFGSVFPHLITQDLPNLVAIKDADFSNVDAVFCCLPHGTTQEIIKGLRKQLKIVDLSADFRLRDINEYAEWYGHSHRAPELQQEAVYGLTEVLQGEIRNARLVANPGCYPTSIQLPLVPLIKAKLIKLSNIIIDAKSGVSGAGRGAKEANLYTEIAEGIHAYGIKGHRHVPEIEQGLSEVAESKVTISFTPNLICMKRGMQSTMFVEMAPGVTVSDLYQHLKSTYEGEEFVKLLHGSSVPHTRHVVGSNYCFMNVFEDRIPGRAIIISAIDNLVKGASGQAVQNLNLMMGLPENTGLQYQPLFP